The Dioscorea cayenensis subsp. rotundata cultivar TDr96_F1 chromosome 7, TDr96_F1_v2_PseudoChromosome.rev07_lg8_w22 25.fasta, whole genome shotgun sequence genome includes a region encoding these proteins:
- the LOC120264956 gene encoding RNA demethylase ALKBH10B-like → MSPPAVAAGGSVAAPAMAMAAAVAVPEGYAREAILAWYRGEFAAANAIIDALCTHLVEIADGLPEYEAVFAAIHRRRMNWVPVLHMQKYYSIADVTAELLHATETKRAAMEVNEERSRALIVEEAPLKEVEDDRTGSTAEISHHKAGAEATAAATVTIAVAEDLFRDSNVVGDGGASDEGSQGAKTSQESNQISTDHEVSMIRPERIKISKGFMSKEMVKGHMVNVVKGLKLYEDIFTESELLKLSEFINELRLAGHKGELSGETFIFFNKQVKGNKREIIQLGIPLFQPIKQDASSTIESIPEVLQTVIDHLVQWRLIPEGRKPNSCIINFFDEDEFSQPYFKPPHLDNPISTLLLSDTTMAFGRVLACDHNGNYKGSFTLPLKEGSLLVMRGNSADMARHVICPSSNRRVTITFVKVRSPNNQNDTPVMPTTPTKAMTLWQPGVVQQEEIPNGGAAIGYGSQGLISAWGMTLRAPVIMFAPPKPVIMNPSRKVSRHGTGVFLPWTVGPKKYIRHLPPRIQKRRLPALPSSMESQVNKIPQIPTVMV, encoded by the exons ATGAGTCCTCCGGCGGTGGCGGCGGGAGGATCAGTGGCGGCACCGGCGATGGCGATGGCTGCGGCGGTGGCGGTGCCAGAGGGGTATGCGAGAGAGGCGATCTTGGCGTGGTACCGAGGGGAATTCGCAGCGGCAAACGCGATCATCGACGCGCTGTGCACTCATCTGGTGGAGATCGCCGACGGCTTGCCGGAGTACGAGGCGGTGTTCGCGGCTATACATCGTCGGAGGATGAACTGGGTCCCTGTGCTTCATATGCAGAAGTACTACTCCATTGCTGATGTTACCGCCGAGCTTCTCCACGCCACGGAGACGAAGCGAGCCGCGATGGAGGTGAATGAGGAGCGGTCTAGGGCTTTGATCGTTGAAGAGGCGCCCTTGAAGGAGGTCGAAGACGATAGAACCGGATCGACGGCTGAGATCTCTCACCATAAGGCCGGAGCAGAAGCCACAGCCGCAGCCACCGTCACCATCGCCGTCGCCGAAGATTTGTTCAGAGATTCCAACGTCGTCGGAGACGGTGGTGCTAGCGATGAAG GATCTCAAGGTGCGAAAACTTCTCAAGAAAGTAACCAAATATCCACTGATCATGAGGTTTCCATGATTCGTCCAGAGAGGATCAAGATCTCCAAAGGATTCATGTCCAAGGAAATGGTGAAGGGGCATATG GTTAATGTTGTGAAAGGTCTTAAACTTTATGAGGACATATTCACAGAATCAGAACTCTTGAAGCTTTCTGAATTTATAAATGAACTTCGTCTTGCAGGTCACAAGGGGGAGCTCTCAG GTGAAACTTTCATTTTCTTCAACAAACAAGTGAAAGGGAACAAGAGAGAAATTATTCAGCTTGGCATTCCATTATTTCAGCCAATTAAACAAGATGCCTCAA GCACTATTGAATCAATTCCCGAAGTTCTGCAAACTGTTATTGACCATCTTGTCCAATGGCGTTTAATACCTGAAGGAAGGAAGCCAAATAGTTgcattattaatttctttgacGAG GATGAATTCTCGCAGCCGTACTTCAAACCACCACATCTGGATAATCCAATCTCTACTCTCCTGCTTTCTGACACTACAATGGCTTTTGGCCGTGTGCTTGCATGTGACCACAATGGCAACTACAAGGGCTCCTTCACACTTCCATTGAAAGAAGG ATCACTCTTGGTGATGCGAGGGAACAGCGCAGACATGGCAAGGCATGTAATTTGTCCATCATCAAATCGAAGAGTGACCATCACATTCGTGAAGGTTCGATCTCCGAATAACCAAAATGATACTCCCGTCATGCCTACTACACCGACTAAAGCAATGACCCTCTGGCAACCCGGAGTTGTGCAACAAGAGGAGATACCAAATGGAGGAGCCGCCATTGGTTATGGATCTCAGGGTTTAATCTCTGCATGGGGAATGACTCTCCGAGCTCCGGTGATCATGTTTGCGCCACCGAAGCCAGTGATCATGAATCCTTCAAGGAAAGTTTCACGTCATGGCACTGGAGTTTTTCTGCCATGGACTGTTGGCCCCAAGAAATACATTAGGCATCTTCCGCCGCGCATTCAGAAGAGGAGACTTCCTGCATTGCCTTCATCGATGGAATCTCAGGTGAATAAGATACCTCAGATTCCAACTGTCATGGTGTGA